Proteins from one Monodelphis domestica isolate mMonDom1 chromosome 6, mMonDom1.pri, whole genome shotgun sequence genomic window:
- the LOC130454973 gene encoding uncharacterized protein LOC130454973 isoform X3 has translation MPCVSRTWRGGRKPLYSAALGSLPGSETPEAKPEEPLLPSVPRKELRLGESPEGRNLQGNEEFQTAEAIQISIGIFQLFLGILWFYLYLTQFADSFLTYKTLIWNAKYPLLSAFIYTFAGLLTIITEKKRQRFLAKITVGINIIGIIYSVYGLITLVIEFLNYDSYFLHKYWPENSGKLLSNYLFIYTVLFILVSWMVLKWNHKAVYYSPH, from the exons CCTACCGGGCTCCGAAACTCCCGAGGCAAAGCCGGAAGAACCTCTCCTTCCCTCCGTCCCACGGAAGGAGCTCCGACTAGGGGAAAGTCCTGAAGGGAGAAATCTCCAAGGCAACGAGGAATTTCAAACGGCCGAG GCTATCCAGATCAGCATCGGCATCTTTCAGTTGTTCTTGGGGATCCTGTGGTTCTACCTCTACCTGACCCAGTTTGCAGACTCTTTTCTCACTTACAAGACCTTAATTTGGAATGCGAAATACCCATTATTATCAGCGTTTATC TACACCTTTGCAGGACTCCTTACCATCATCACAGAGAAGAAACGCCAGCGTTTTCTG gCAAAGATCACAGTGGGGATAAACATCATTGGCATCATCTATTCCGTCTATGGACTGATAACATTAGTCATTGAGTTTCTTAATTACGATTCTTACTTTCTGCATAAATATTGGCCCGAG aaCTCTGGAAAGTTACTTTCAAATTATTTGTTCATCTACACTGTCTTGTTCATCTTGGTCTCCTGGATGGTCCTCAAGTGGAACCACAAGGCCGTCTATTACTCCCCCCACTGA